The genomic DNA GTTGCAGGCCGCACATTTGATAACGGCATACTTTGCACCTGTGAACAGAATGTCATTGTACCTCGCTCAAAAGAAGCCGAGATGATTGCTGCTTTAAAGGATAATGGCGCTTATTACATAGATAATGAAGAGGAAGCACAGATTCTTCGCGACTGCGCTTTCCCTGGTGGAAGACTTAATAAAGACTTCCCGGGCGCTAGCATTGAAAAGATTGCCGAGCTGACCGGTCTTTCCATTCCTAAAGGTACACGCGTCATCGTCAGCAAAACCAAGGGATATGGCCTTGATGACGTTCTCGCTAAAGAGAAGCTTTTCCCGGTTCTCGCCGTATTCTGCTATGACACATGGGAAGAAGGCGTCGAAATTGCGCGCGCTAATCTCGCAGTAGAAGGCATGGGACATAGTGTTGTGATTCATTCTAATAACAAAGATCATATCGAATATGTTCCGACCCGTATTTCCTGCTCGCGTTATGCGGTCAATCAGGTCGGCGGTACAGCGCTGGGTGGCGCATTGGATAATGGGCTCAATCCTACGACCACTTTGGGCTGCGGAACATGGGGTAACAACTCCATCAGCGAAAACCTTTGGTATCATCATCTCATGAATGTTAGCCGTATTGCATACCGCCAAAAGGATGTCGTTATCCCTACGGATGAAGAAATCTGGGCGTGTTAATAATCTTATGCCCCTCCGTTTCTCTTATTTGTTGTGCGGTTCCGCTCCGTTTTGAGCGGAGCCGTGCAACAAATAGGAAATAGATACAAAAGGAAAGATGAGAATATGAACAAAGTATACACGCTGGAAGAGGCAGTATCAAAGTATGTTCATGACGGCGACCACATGGCCATAGGCGGATTTACGACCAGTAGAAAGCCGCTTGCTGCTATTTGCGAAATTATTCGCCAAGGAAAGACAGATTTTATCGGCGAAGGTGGGCCTGCCGGAAGCGACTGGGATATGCTGATTGGTATGGAGCGAGTTAAGGCTTACATCAATTGTTATACCGCCAATCCTCGATTCTCCAATGTTAGCTGCCGCTTCAGAGCAGCTATCCAAGAGGGGAGGCTGCTGTTTGAGGATTACTCTCAGGACGCGGCCATGATGATGTTTCATGGTGCGGCGCTTGGGCTTGAGTATGTACCAGTTAAAATGATGCTTGGTTCTGGTTTGGAAAAGGAATGGGGAATCAGCGCTGAAAAACGAAAAAGTATCGAAAAGCTGCCTGATGCGAAGTATATCATTCAAGAAAATCCCTTTAAATCGGGCGAAAAGCTGATGCTTCTACCTGTACCTGAAATTGATTTGGCGATCATCCATGTGCAGATGGCTTCGCCGGACGGCACCTGCCGCATTTTGGGGGATACCTACCATGATGTGGATCTGGCTTTTGGCTCCAAACGCACTATAGTCACCTGTGAAGAACTGGTGCCAAACGACGTTATTCGCAGGGAGCCCGGTTTGAATACAATACCCGGCATTGTTGTCGACGCCGTGGTACACCTCCCTTATGGTGCACATCCCTCACAAGTATACGATTATTATGATTATGATAAAGAATTCTATATTGATTATGATATAGCAGGGAAATCCGACGACACATTCCAAGACTTTATAAAGGAATGGATTATGGATGTCAAAGATCACAATGGGTATCTTAACAAACTTGGGGCCACCAGGCTGCTTGATCTTAAGATAGTACCCGGGATCGGGTATCATGTTGATGATGATGTTTTGGCGCAAGAGGAGGCAGACAAATGATTTTTACAAAATCTGAAATACAAGCCTATACCATTGCGCGGATGATCCAAAAGGATCAGGTTGTTATTGTGGGAACTGGACTTCCGCTCGTTGGCGCAATCATGGCAAAAAAAGCTTTTCAACCTAGTTGCACATTGCTTGTAGAAAGCGGTTTGATGGACTTTAATCCGTCTATCGAAATCCCGCGGAGCGTCAGTGACTTGCGTTCAATGGCGCATTGCGCTGTAACTTGTCCGCCTTTTCGTTATCTGGGCTTTCAGGCAAATGAATTAAAAAATAACAGCCAGAGACTGATAGGTTTTATCGGTGGTGCAGCCGTAGACATCTATGGAAATGTTTCCGCGACCAGCATAGGAGATTATTACAAGCCTAAAACCAGATTCCCTGGAAGTGGGGGCGCTAACGGCATTGCCTCGTTTGTCAATACTATTATCATGATGA from Oscillospiraceae bacterium MB24-C1 includes the following:
- the gctA gene encoding glutaconate CoA-transferase subunit A, with translation MNKVYTLEEAVSKYVHDGDHMAIGGFTTSRKPLAAICEIIRQGKTDFIGEGGPAGSDWDMLIGMERVKAYINCYTANPRFSNVSCRFRAAIQEGRLLFEDYSQDAAMMMFHGAALGLEYVPVKMMLGSGLEKEWGISAEKRKSIEKLPDAKYIIQENPFKSGEKLMLLPVPEIDLAIIHVQMASPDGTCRILGDTYHDVDLAFGSKRTIVTCEELVPNDVIRREPGLNTIPGIVVDAVVHLPYGAHPSQVYDYYDYDKEFYIDYDIAGKSDDTFQDFIKEWIMDVKDHNGYLNKLGATRLLDLKIVPGIGYHVDDDVLAQEEADK
- a CDS encoding CoA-transferase codes for the protein MIFTKSEIQAYTIARMIQKDQVVIVGTGLPLVGAIMAKKAFQPSCTLLVESGLMDFNPSIEIPRSVSDLRSMAHCAVTCPPFRYLGFQANELKNNSQRLIGFIGGAAVDIYGNVSATSIGDYYKPKTRFPGSGGANGIASFVNTIIMMKHEKRRFVNEMSYITSPGWLDGPEGRAKCGLPTNRGPMAVVSDLGVMKFDDQTKKMYLYGYYSFTNPQEVIDNTSFEIDVSRAIKLPDPDTIAIRMLHKIDPDRIFL